In Oceanobacillus sp. FSL K6-2867, one DNA window encodes the following:
- a CDS encoding C45 family autoproteolytic acyltransferase/hydolase, with the protein MREVYSDIIQFRGNHYDYGYMQGKNLKDSLIIKNRHRDWKLRRPRFTIDEAETKQAFMRFAPGIWEELLGLRDALQQPMSMILRDFGNYRVQPVYSGCSILTGKDYMIRNYDYHPKTYEGRYNLFQPTDGGYAVIGPSQRVTGRMDGMNEKGLVMGYNFMHRKNPGDGFICHMIGRIVLEMCATVEEAIELVKEIPHRTSFSYIVLDEKEETYIIEATPRSVQVHQSNVCTNHFEVLQHENRRFIAESQERLHAINNQKAQATDAYKAFRLLNDTDKGVFVNNYKSWSGTLHTSAYFPKEKQAWIALGGDREPVKIDFESWLSGKDLERSKIFGKIDTSSGFAHMDENPR; encoded by the coding sequence TGCAAGGTAAGAATCTAAAGGATTCTTTAATTATTAAAAATAGACATCGCGATTGGAAATTGAGAAGACCGCGATTTACAATTGATGAGGCTGAGACAAAACAAGCATTTATGCGGTTTGCGCCGGGTATATGGGAAGAACTGCTTGGACTAAGAGATGCACTTCAACAGCCAATGTCGATGATTCTTCGCGATTTCGGCAATTATCGTGTGCAACCGGTTTATAGTGGCTGTTCGATTTTGACAGGGAAGGACTATATGATTCGAAACTATGATTATCATCCGAAAACCTATGAAGGGCGCTACAACCTATTCCAGCCGACCGATGGCGGATATGCGGTTATTGGGCCTTCTCAACGTGTGACTGGGCGAATGGATGGCATGAATGAAAAAGGACTTGTAATGGGATATAACTTTATGCACCGCAAAAATCCAGGTGACGGATTTATTTGTCATATGATTGGACGAATTGTTTTGGAAATGTGTGCTACTGTCGAAGAGGCAATTGAACTTGTGAAGGAGATTCCACATCGGACCTCGTTTAGTTACATAGTGTTAGATGAAAAAGAAGAAACCTATATAATTGAAGCCACACCAAGGTCTGTTCAAGTACATCAATCGAATGTCTGTACGAATCATTTTGAGGTGCTCCAGCATGAAAATCGCCGTTTTATTGCAGAGTCCCAAGAACGATTGCATGCCATCAACAACCAGAAAGCACAAGCAACAGATGCATATAAAGCATTTCGACTGCTGAATGATACGGATAAAGGGGTATTTGTAAACAACTATAAAAGCTGGTCAGGAACGTTACATACGTCGGCATATTTTCCAAAAGAAAAACAGGCATGGATTGCACTTGGAGGAGATCGGGAGCCGGTAAAAATTGATTTTGAATCTTGGTTGAGTGGCAAAGATTTAGAACGGAGTAAAATCTTTGGGAAGATAGATACTAGCTCTGGATTTGCTCATATGGATGAAAATCCACGTTAA
- a CDS encoding OmpA family protein yields MKRSFIYITFFVLLIFLAGCKDTTNEEANASNAKENRSGEEQSKSKETEEQETPAESPVDYKEDIGNLKVWIGGEMIVKDDQIIVEGQSNLLPGSIISSSGNSTLPIAAFMKNAEVQEDGSFRFEYPGYEGNALIDFRLSSLGEDTTKHYGVYFNQVTGPQRYKTSQSDQYEVRASALLDVNKESSYTLKIETPEWDELPDDYGETNAWMDVEVTTDHKFIYIHGKSNLIEGTWLGGDLMNATDVIVPFSYDYTNVNPDGSFELKIPYLSLRPGMYIPIQAHANQNTWEDVQEAYGKDFEKLEGDLLQTSDDGSIYLEKVVELDIPDMEPPEKVDLTIADEEVKMQVPDDLLFDFDESTLKDNSQETLDGILAELEELEPDTTIHINGHTDNQGDASYNLNLSIERAESVFHYLEEHGDISHLTIQTEGYGETAPIESNEDEDGRSKNRRVEIVVNPEG; encoded by the coding sequence TTGAAAAGGTCTTTCATTTACATAACGTTTTTCGTATTATTGATCTTTCTTGCAGGCTGCAAAGATACTACAAATGAGGAAGCAAATGCATCCAATGCGAAAGAAAATCGTTCAGGTGAAGAACAAAGCAAATCCAAAGAAACTGAAGAGCAGGAAACACCTGCAGAAAGTCCAGTAGATTATAAAGAAGATATTGGCAACCTGAAGGTTTGGATTGGAGGCGAAATGATTGTTAAAGACGATCAAATCATTGTAGAAGGCCAAAGTAACCTATTGCCAGGCTCGATTATTAGCTCTTCTGGAAATAGCACATTACCAATCGCAGCTTTTATGAAGAATGCTGAGGTACAAGAGGATGGTTCATTCCGATTTGAATATCCTGGATACGAGGGAAATGCGTTAATCGATTTCCGGTTATCTTCTTTAGGTGAAGATACTACAAAACATTATGGTGTATACTTCAATCAAGTTACAGGTCCTCAACGATACAAGACCTCACAAAGCGATCAATATGAGGTCAGAGCCAGCGCTTTATTAGATGTAAATAAAGAATCATCTTACACTCTGAAAATCGAAACGCCAGAATGGGATGAACTGCCTGATGATTATGGAGAAACGAATGCTTGGATGGATGTCGAAGTAACAACGGATCATAAATTCATCTATATACATGGAAAAAGTAATCTGATTGAGGGAACATGGTTAGGTGGCGATTTAATGAACGCTACGGATGTTATTGTTCCATTTTCTTATGATTATACGAATGTAAATCCAGATGGTTCTTTTGAACTGAAGATACCGTATTTGTCTTTGCGACCAGGCATGTATATTCCAATTCAAGCTCATGCAAATCAGAATACTTGGGAAGATGTTCAAGAAGCTTATGGAAAAGACTTTGAAAAACTGGAAGGAGATCTTTTACAGACTTCTGATGATGGAAGCATTTATCTTGAAAAGGTTGTCGAGTTAGATATTCCAGACATGGAACCGCCGGAAAAAGTGGATCTGACAATAGCAGATGAAGAGGTAAAAATGCAAGTTCCTGATGATCTGTTGTTTGATTTTGATGAAAGTACATTAAAAGATAATTCTCAAGAGACATTAGATGGGATTCTTGCTGAATTAGAAGAATTAGAGCCTGACACAACAATTCATATCAATGGCCATACAGATAATCAAGGTGATGCATCGTATAACTTGAATTTATCTATAGAACGAGCTGAATCCGTCTTTCATTATTTAGAGGAGCATGGGGATATTAGCCATTTAACAATTCAAACAGAAGGATATGGCGAAACTGCTCCAATTGAATCAAATGAAGATGAAGATGGCAGAAGCAAAAATCGCCGCGTTGAGATTGTTGTTAATCCGGAAGGTTAA
- a CDS encoding transposase: protein MPFNPHWKILRILFHDFLKKQNKRPQFKSKTHPVQSYTTKETNNNIEIKDNYLKLPKLGLVKFAKIKEPKGRILSAMIRKSPSGKFFVSILCEEEIGKLDKTDEAIGIDLGITDFAILSDGHKIDNNRFTSKMDKKLKREQRKLSKRALVAKKSGIHLSGAKNYQKQIRKVARLHEKVVNQRNDFLNKLSTVIVKNLLAEGLRLHDLTSL, encoded by the coding sequence TTGCCCTTCAATCCTCATTGGAAAATCTTACGGATTCTTTTTCACGATTTTTTAAAAAAGCAAAACAAAAGGCCTCAGTTCAAAAGTAAAACGCACCCTGTTCAAAGTTACACCACCAAAGAAACAAACAACAACATTGAAATAAAAGACAACTACTTAAAATTACCCAAATTAGGTCTCGTTAAGTTTGCTAAAATCAAAGAACCGAAAGGACGTATCCTTAGCGCTATGATTCGCAAAAGTCCGAGTGGTAAATTTTTCGTATCGATTCTTTGTGAAGAAGAAATTGGCAAGCTTGATAAAACAGATGAAGCGATTGGTATTGATTTAGGTATTACGGATTTTGCCATTCTTTCAGATGGACACAAAATCGATAATAATCGATTTACTTCTAAAATGGACAAGAAGCTTAAACGTGAACAACGCAAATTGTCCAAGCGTGCGTTAGTTGCTAAAAAGAGTGGAATCCACCTGTCTGGAGCGAAAAACTATCAAAAACAAATACGGAAAGTTGCTCGATTACACGAAAAAGTGGTGAACCAACGTAATGATTTCCTGAATAAGTTGAGTACAGTGATTGTCAAAAACCTCCTCGCTGAAGGTTTAAGATTACATGATTTAACATCGTTATAG
- the larA gene encoding nickel-dependent lactate racemase yields the protein MKTELLYGKNGISLDLPDNAFLIEPTNLSKLEDEEEAIRQALRNPIGAAPLKESVKSTDTVSIVISDITRPTPNHILVPLLIEELNHVPLENFVIINGTGTHRDQTREEFVQMLGEWVVDNIRIINNQCHDKDKLVNLGRSKFGCDVYLNKEYVESDFRIVTGFIEPHFFAGFSGGPKGIMPGIAGIETILTFHNARMIGDPLSTWGNMEYNPVQDMTREINGLCKPDFMLNVTLNRDKEITNVFAGELYEAHDIGCAFAKEHAMFRCEERFDVVITSNSGYPLDQNLYQAVKGMSAAHKIVKEGGSIIVASECSDGLPDHGNYAKIFEMAESPQELLDMINNPDFEMFDQWQVQKQAVIQVWADVYVYSKLTDKQVKNTMLKPANNIEQIIEDLKKKYGDTMTIAVLPLGPLTIPYVEEKVSIK from the coding sequence ATGAAGACAGAACTATTATATGGAAAGAACGGCATTTCACTAGACTTACCAGACAATGCTTTCCTTATTGAGCCGACAAATTTGTCAAAGCTGGAGGATGAAGAAGAAGCAATCCGACAAGCATTAAGAAATCCAATTGGTGCTGCACCCCTGAAAGAATCCGTTAAATCAACAGATACAGTATCCATTGTAATAAGTGATATTACAAGACCAACACCAAATCACATACTTGTACCACTGCTGATTGAGGAATTAAACCATGTTCCATTGGAAAACTTCGTCATTATTAATGGAACTGGAACACATCGTGACCAAACGAGGGAAGAATTTGTCCAGATGCTGGGGGAATGGGTAGTAGACAATATTCGAATTATAAATAATCAATGTCATGATAAGGATAAACTTGTTAACCTTGGAAGAAGCAAATTTGGTTGTGATGTCTACCTCAATAAAGAATATGTTGAATCAGATTTTCGAATTGTAACAGGGTTTATTGAACCACATTTCTTCGCTGGATTTTCTGGAGGTCCAAAAGGTATCATGCCTGGAATCGCAGGAATTGAAACAATTTTAACTTTCCATAATGCACGCATGATTGGTGACCCCCTTTCTACATGGGGCAACATGGAATATAATCCAGTCCAGGATATGACTCGTGAAATTAACGGCTTGTGCAAACCAGATTTCATGTTAAACGTTACATTGAACCGAGATAAAGAGATTACAAATGTATTTGCGGGGGAATTGTACGAGGCCCATGATATCGGATGTGCATTTGCAAAGGAGCATGCCATGTTCCGTTGTGAAGAACGCTTTGATGTTGTCATTACATCCAATTCAGGCTATCCACTAGATCAAAATTTATATCAGGCAGTAAAAGGTATGAGTGCCGCACATAAAATCGTCAAAGAAGGCGGGTCTATTATTGTCGCTTCCGAATGTTCGGATGGTTTGCCTGATCATGGCAATTATGCAAAAATATTTGAAATGGCTGAAAGCCCGCAAGAATTGCTGGATATGATAAATAATCCGGATTTTGAAATGTTTGATCAGTGGCAAGTTCAGAAGCAGGCTGTTATCCAAGTTTGGGCTGATGTTTACGTTTATTCCAAGCTAACGGACAAGCAAGTTAAAAACACCATGCTAAAGCCTGCCAATAACATCGAACAAATAATAGAAGATTTAAAGAAGAAGTATGGTGACACCATGACAATTGCTGTTCTTCCACTTGGCCCGTTAACAATTCCATATGTTGAAGAAAAAGTAAGTATAAAATAA
- a CDS encoding 2-keto-3-deoxygluconate permease has translation MNIKDTIEKVPGGLMVVPLLLGASLNTIDQMHIPAVMNALKFLGAPQTEGGYYEFLRIGGFSQELFKDSALVLIALFLFCVGSQMNLKVGGKALKKGVLLTGSKYFAGVAVGMTLGYFFDPMSGLFGLSTLAIIAGMTNSNSGMYAALTGKFGNRSDVGGLSILAINDGPFFTLVALGVLGTAFPMISFIAVLLPIGIGMLLGNLDPKIREFLKPGEAITIPFFAFALGAGMDLANFFNPAVLAGGLTLAILTFVCSAGMGILMFKLFKEKSFIAPISEASTAGNAAATPAAVAAAAAVAVGSGAMTQAELDAIQNIVPIATAQISISTITTSLLCPLGVILMDKYQRKRGIDGTREDLGIKNTKITSHTKERHAVND, from the coding sequence ATGAACATAAAAGATACGATAGAAAAAGTACCTGGGGGACTTATGGTCGTTCCGCTTTTATTAGGAGCTTCTTTAAATACAATTGATCAGATGCATATACCTGCAGTGATGAATGCCCTGAAGTTTCTCGGCGCCCCACAAACAGAGGGAGGTTATTACGAGTTCTTAAGAATTGGTGGTTTCTCTCAGGAGTTATTTAAAGATAGTGCACTTGTTTTAATCGCTTTATTTCTATTTTGTGTTGGAAGTCAAATGAACCTGAAGGTCGGCGGAAAGGCATTAAAAAAAGGTGTCCTTCTCACTGGTTCGAAATATTTCGCTGGTGTGGCTGTCGGTATGACTTTAGGTTATTTTTTTGACCCGATGAGTGGTTTGTTCGGACTTTCGACTCTTGCAATAATTGCCGGGATGACAAATAGTAATAGTGGAATGTATGCAGCTTTAACAGGTAAATTTGGAAACCGGTCTGATGTGGGTGGGCTTTCTATCCTTGCAATCAATGATGGACCGTTCTTCACGTTAGTTGCACTTGGTGTATTAGGTACTGCTTTTCCAATGATATCTTTTATAGCTGTTTTATTACCTATTGGAATTGGTATGCTTTTAGGAAACTTGGATCCGAAAATACGAGAATTTTTAAAACCTGGAGAAGCGATTACAATCCCATTTTTTGCATTTGCACTAGGAGCAGGTATGGATTTGGCAAACTTCTTTAATCCAGCAGTTCTTGCAGGCGGTTTGACACTTGCGATACTTACTTTCGTTTGCTCAGCTGGGATGGGAATTCTTATGTTTAAATTATTTAAAGAAAAAAGCTTTATTGCACCCATTTCAGAAGCTTCCACGGCAGGAAATGCGGCTGCAACACCGGCCGCTGTCGCAGCCGCAGCAGCTGTTGCTGTAGGATCGGGTGCAATGACGCAAGCAGAGCTTGACGCAATCCAAAACATTGTACCTATTGCCACTGCCCAGATTTCAATATCAACAATCACCACTTCCCTGCTTTGTCCATTAGGTGTGATTTTAATGGATAAATATCAACGAAAAAGAGGTATTGATGGTACACGAGAAGACCTTGGCATAAAGAATACTAAAATCACTTCACACACTAAAGAGAGGCATGCTGTCAATGATTAA
- a CDS encoding glycerate kinase: MKIIIAPDSFKGSLNAVDAANSIEKGIRNTFPKAETVLLPVADGGEGTLETLVTATKGEIRDVTVIGPLGTEVRAAYGVLGDKKTCVIEMALASGLTLLKDEELSPLKATTYGTGQLIKQALDDGFTSFIIAIGGSATNDGGAGMLQALGLKIFNKDGNEIGYGGGELNKIALIEDDSFDSRIKACNFLIASDVENPLIGPNGASFIFGPQKGATPEMVETLDQHLAHWADHVAKLTGIHLHNLPGAGAAGGIGGAFQAFFPCNVKRGIDVVLEYSKFSEFLPNTDLVITGEGKVDGQTASGKTPLGVAQAAKSQDVPTIIIAGSIGNGIEALHEFGIVSIHSIINQPMTLKESIANAAGLLEQSAEQIVRAYFYSNSHNNKATSEISTNGLSET; encoded by the coding sequence GTGAAGATTATAATTGCACCAGACTCCTTTAAAGGAAGTTTAAATGCGGTTGATGCTGCTAATTCAATTGAAAAGGGAATCCGAAACACATTTCCAAAAGCTGAAACAGTTTTACTACCTGTGGCTGATGGTGGTGAAGGGACGTTAGAAACACTTGTCACAGCAACCAAAGGTGAGATAAGAGACGTCACAGTTATCGGACCATTGGGGACTGAAGTGAGAGCTGCTTATGGTGTTTTAGGCGATAAGAAAACCTGTGTCATAGAAATGGCATTAGCATCAGGACTGACACTGCTGAAAGATGAAGAGCTCTCCCCTTTAAAAGCAACAACATATGGAACTGGCCAGTTGATAAAACAAGCATTAGATGATGGATTTACTTCGTTTATCATTGCCATCGGTGGATCAGCAACCAATGATGGCGGGGCTGGAATGCTCCAAGCACTTGGACTAAAAATTTTCAATAAAGATGGTAATGAAATCGGATATGGTGGTGGTGAATTAAATAAAATCGCTTTAATAGAGGATGATTCTTTCGATTCGCGCATTAAAGCTTGTAACTTTTTAATTGCTTCTGATGTAGAAAACCCACTTATCGGTCCAAACGGTGCCTCCTTTATTTTTGGTCCACAAAAAGGGGCAACTCCAGAAATGGTTGAAACCCTTGACCAACATCTTGCCCATTGGGCCGATCATGTTGCCAAGCTTACAGGAATCCACTTACACAACCTGCCTGGTGCAGGGGCAGCAGGAGGAATTGGAGGAGCCTTTCAAGCTTTCTTCCCATGTAATGTTAAACGAGGAATCGATGTTGTATTAGAGTACAGTAAATTCAGCGAATTCTTGCCAAATACAGATTTAGTTATTACTGGAGAAGGTAAAGTAGATGGACAAACCGCGTCAGGCAAAACTCCGCTCGGCGTTGCGCAAGCCGCAAAAAGCCAGGATGTTCCGACCATTATTATAGCTGGTTCAATCGGAAATGGCATTGAAGCACTGCATGAATTTGGTATTGTGAGCATTCATAGCATAATCAATCAGCCAATGACCCTAAAGGAGTCAATTGCAAATGCAGCTGGATTATTAGAACAAAGTGCTGAACAGATTGTTCGAGCTTACTTTTATTCTAACTCCCATAACAATAAAGCAACTAGCGAAATTAGTACGAATGGACTCTCTGAAACATAG
- a CDS encoding sugar diacid recognition domain-containing protein encodes MEMITKEIADAIVKETSLRLNRNVNIMNTEGIIIASKDENRLHKVHEGAVEVLKSGKELTIHSHQNQAWEGAQPGINLPIVFQEKIIGVIGITGNPNEMGDIAELVRMATELMIKQEFIASQLEWKQRTKEMIIEQLLRRTPSYDVINRGLSMLRAKLIPPFSAIVMQIDELTIPKQDFIQRVEKIFGETYVITGFISLNQIFIAATGLEERELLTNIQSLARLLKKLKMKFRLAYSLMFHELEQLNKAYSDCKLALRIGDPKTEIISFAQLEVRALLHQIDKSVGKRFSNRILQCVDKIKAETLKAFFANDLNIQKTADALFLHRNTLIYRINKIANETGYDPRRFNDALILQVALWIYEQE; translated from the coding sequence ATGGAAATGATAACAAAGGAAATTGCGGATGCAATCGTAAAAGAAACATCATTGCGCTTAAATCGCAACGTTAATATTATGAATACGGAAGGAATTATTATTGCTTCAAAGGATGAAAATAGATTACATAAGGTTCATGAAGGAGCAGTTGAAGTACTAAAGAGCGGAAAGGAACTCACAATTCATTCACATCAAAATCAAGCATGGGAAGGGGCACAGCCTGGAATTAATCTGCCAATTGTTTTTCAGGAAAAAATAATTGGAGTCATCGGGATTACGGGAAATCCTAATGAAATGGGGGACATTGCGGAATTAGTAAGAATGGCGACAGAGCTTATGATTAAACAAGAATTTATCGCTTCACAGCTTGAATGGAAGCAACGAACGAAAGAGATGATAATTGAACAACTCTTAAGGCGTACTCCTTCTTATGATGTAATAAACCGGGGTCTAAGTATGCTGCGTGCAAAGCTTATCCCACCTTTCTCAGCTATTGTTATGCAAATAGATGAACTGACGATTCCGAAACAGGATTTTATTCAGAGAGTGGAAAAAATATTTGGTGAAACCTATGTAATAACTGGATTTATCAGTCTTAATCAAATCTTTATTGCGGCAACGGGACTAGAAGAGAGGGAGCTGCTGACTAATATCCAATCACTTGCAAGGCTTTTAAAGAAGCTAAAGATGAAATTCAGATTGGCTTATAGCTTAATGTTTCATGAATTGGAACAATTAAATAAGGCATACTCTGATTGTAAGCTTGCCTTAAGAATAGGAGATCCGAAAACAGAGATTATTTCATTTGCTCAATTAGAAGTAAGGGCATTATTGCATCAAATTGATAAGTCTGTTGGAAAAAGGTTCTCTAACAGAATATTGCAATGTGTGGACAAAATAAAAGCAGAAACGTTAAAGGCATTTTTCGCAAATGATTTGAATATCCAAAAAACAGCTGATGCGTTATTTTTGCATCGTAATACGCTAATTTATCGGATAAATAAGATTGCCAATGAGACAGGCTACGATCCGAGAAGATTTAATGATGCGTTAATTTTGCAGGTCGCTTTGTGGATTTATGAACAGGAGTAA
- a CDS encoding DUF3231 family protein — MGNHDNIKLTAPEISTLWAGYQSNSMAICGLKYFLMHVDNEDIRSIIENALTLSEQQLEKTTDFFRKEDYPVPQGFTEKDVNLNAPRLFSDKLYLAFVFNMTIVNLASHVTSLTTAVRSDLLQFYADCLSDSEELHMKTKEFSKEIGIHIRAPHLPVPSQIDFVKKESFTAGWLTDRRPLLGSEITNLVFNARRNSLGQAVMTGFSQVAQSKDVRKYFERGREISKKHIEVFNSILSNSYLSDGTILLTPEVTESTEPPFSDKFMMVLTSSLIASGIGQYGMSMSLSPRHDIAVQYSRLMVEIANYANDGASIMIENGWLEQPPMAADRKGLAK, encoded by the coding sequence ATGGGAAATCATGATAACATTAAATTAACGGCTCCAGAAATTTCAACTTTATGGGCTGGCTATCAAAGTAATTCAATGGCCATATGTGGTTTAAAGTATTTTTTAATGCATGTCGACAATGAAGATATCCGCAGCATAATTGAAAATGCACTCACATTATCAGAACAGCAGCTTGAAAAAACAACCGACTTTTTCAGGAAAGAGGATTATCCAGTTCCACAGGGATTTACAGAGAAAGACGTAAATTTAAATGCACCCCGTCTATTCTCGGATAAGCTTTATCTTGCTTTTGTATTCAATATGACCATTGTTAATTTAGCCAGTCATGTTACATCTCTGACGACTGCTGTCAGAAGTGATTTACTGCAATTCTACGCTGATTGTTTATCAGACTCTGAAGAACTGCACATGAAGACTAAAGAATTTTCAAAAGAGATAGGTATCCATATCCGAGCCCCGCACTTGCCGGTTCCCAGCCAAATTGACTTTGTTAAGAAGGAAAGCTTTACTGCAGGATGGCTGACAGACAGACGCCCATTATTAGGGTCCGAAATAACAAATCTGGTGTTCAATGCACGAAGAAATTCACTGGGGCAAGCTGTTATGACCGGTTTTAGTCAAGTTGCCCAGTCAAAGGATGTACGAAAATATTTTGAAAGAGGCCGCGAAATATCCAAAAAACATATAGAAGTTTTTAACTCTATTTTAAGCAATAGTTATTTATCAGACGGTACAATCTTGCTGACTCCAGAAGTAACTGAATCTACTGAGCCCCCTTTTTCAGATAAGTTCATGATGGTTTTAACATCGTCATTAATTGCATCTGGTATTGGACAGTATGGTATGTCTATGTCCTTAAGTCCCAGACATGATATAGCTGTCCAATACAGCCGTTTAATGGTGGAAATAGCTAATTATGCAAATGACGGTGCTTCTATTATGATTGAAAATGGCTGGCTGGAACAACCACCAATGGCAGCTGATCGAAAAGGACTAGCTAAGTAG
- a CDS encoding LysR family transcriptional regulator, whose product MNYQDWEMLAALYSTENITKAAEHLFLSQPTLTSRIQKLEEHYGVQLILRKRRGVTFTPEGEHLAQHAQNMLREQRKIEEKINNMKNQVTGTLRVGVSNFFALNKMPKLLRLFKKEYPNVECQMVTGWSSEMHRLILNHEVHISFIKGDYPWKEKKELLYEEEVCIASPWDFKWEDLPRMPRIDYRTDEHMKSMVDEWWFHNYSQRANITIQVNQVETCKEMIVNGLGYAIIANLVVRPYTELFIKPIMLPSGEPMIRKTWMYYHEDALQMNIVRAFIRFIQTLDVKSL is encoded by the coding sequence GTGAACTATCAGGATTGGGAAATGCTGGCCGCACTATATTCCACTGAAAATATTACAAAAGCAGCAGAGCATCTATTTTTATCACAGCCCACCTTAACATCAAGGATTCAAAAATTAGAAGAGCACTACGGTGTACAGCTCATTCTCCGAAAGCGCAGAGGTGTTACATTTACACCTGAAGGAGAGCATTTAGCACAGCATGCACAAAATATGCTTCGTGAGCAACGGAAGATTGAAGAGAAAATTAATAACATGAAAAATCAAGTAACAGGTACGTTACGAGTTGGTGTTTCGAATTTTTTTGCATTGAATAAGATGCCTAAATTGTTGCGGCTTTTTAAAAAAGAATATCCAAATGTTGAGTGTCAAATGGTAACCGGGTGGAGCAGTGAAATGCATCGGTTAATTTTAAATCATGAAGTACATATTAGCTTTATTAAAGGGGATTACCCATGGAAGGAAAAAAAAGAACTACTATACGAAGAAGAAGTATGTATTGCATCTCCATGGGATTTCAAGTGGGAGGATCTGCCGCGCATGCCACGGATTGATTATCGCACTGACGAGCATATGAAAAGCATGGTGGATGAATGGTGGTTCCATAACTATTCACAAAGGGCTAATATTACCATTCAAGTTAATCAAGTAGAAACCTGTAAAGAAATGATTGTAAACGGACTAGGCTACGCGATTATCGCAAATTTAGTTGTTCGTCCTTATACAGAACTTTTTATAAAACCAATTATGCTACCATCTGGAGAGCCAATGATAAGAAAAACATGGATGTATTATCATGAAGATGCATTACAAATGAACATTGTACGAGCTTTTATTCGATTTATTCAAACATTGGATGTGAAATCTTTATAA
- the mmgD gene encoding citrate synthase yields METKAKYVPGLEGVIAAETSISFLDVEKEQIIIQGYDLIELSKQKDYAEIVHLLLEGELPTAAEKAKVEEVLKDYYDVPSNVMDVLRLLPKQTHPMDGMRTGLSVLAGFDEAIEDRTLSANKKRAYQLLGQLPTITVNSHRIINGQEPVYPLQDLSYSANFLYMITGEKPSELEAEIFDRLLLLYSEHEMPNSTFAARVIASTNSDIYGALTGAIASLKGNLHGGANEAVMYMLNEVKTVSEFEELLLKKLQKKEKIMGFGHRVYMKKMDPRALITKEALRQLCEKDGDYLLLEMCEAGEKVMEKEKGLYPNLDYYAAPVYWKLGIPIPLYTPIFFSARTAGLAAHVIEQHENNRLFRPRVNYTGERHV; encoded by the coding sequence ATGGAAACAAAAGCAAAGTATGTGCCAGGTCTGGAAGGGGTAATTGCAGCAGAGACGTCCATTTCGTTTCTTGATGTGGAGAAGGAACAAATCATTATTCAAGGCTATGATCTGATTGAGCTATCGAAACAGAAAGATTATGCTGAAATCGTACATCTCTTATTAGAAGGGGAACTGCCAACAGCAGCTGAGAAAGCGAAGGTAGAAGAGGTATTGAAGGATTATTATGATGTGCCTTCAAATGTGATGGATGTACTTCGATTATTGCCGAAGCAAACACATCCAATGGATGGGATGCGTACTGGTCTATCCGTTCTGGCAGGATTCGATGAGGCAATTGAAGATCGAACATTGTCAGCTAATAAAAAACGGGCCTATCAATTACTGGGACAGCTTCCGACAATAACAGTAAATAGTCACCGGATTATTAATGGGCAAGAGCCGGTTTATCCACTTCAGGATTTATCCTACAGCGCAAACTTTTTATATATGATTACTGGTGAAAAGCCTTCTGAGCTGGAAGCAGAAATTTTTGACCGTTTGCTTCTATTGTACAGTGAGCACGAAATGCCGAATTCTACATTTGCTGCACGTGTGATTGCGTCCACGAACTCGGATATCTATGGAGCGTTAACCGGGGCAATTGCTTCTTTAAAAGGAAATTTACATGGCGGGGCAAACGAAGCTGTGATGTATATGTTAAATGAAGTAAAAACCGTATCAGAATTTGAAGAACTGCTACTGAAGAAACTACAAAAGAAAGAAAAGATTATGGGGTTCGGTCATCGTGTATATATGAAAAAAATGGATCCAAGAGCATTGATTACGAAAGAAGCATTAAGGCAGCTATGTGAAAAAGACGGGGATTATCTGTTGCTTGAAATGTGTGAGGCTGGCGAAAAGGTTATGGAGAAAGAAAAAGGACTTTATCCAAATCTTGATTACTATGCTGCACCTGTTTATTGGAAGCTGGGAATTCCAATTCCACTGTATACGCCAATCTTTTTTAGTGCGAGAACAGCAGGGCTTGCAGCACATGTCATTGAACAGCATGAAAATAATCGATTGTTCCGGCCACGGGTTAATTACACTGGCGAACGGCATGTTTGA